The window CCACCTCGGGTCCGCTGCTTTCCCAGACCTCCAGGACGAATGACGCCGTGCGCCCGACGTACAACGGGGTCAGGGATTTGAGGAGATGTTCCTTGTTGAGGACGTTGCGGTGCGCGGCAAGGGCAAAACTGTATATGATATCCACCCACACGGTGTCAGGCATGTGGAAGCCATCCCGGGACGCATTGGCCAGTTTTTTGAGGAAACCCAGCGTCTTCCCTGAAAGGATGTTTTCCCAGACGGAGGACAATTCCCTGGCGCCAAGGGTGAATTTGTCGATCATCCTCTGGATATTGACGCTTACGGGTTCAAGGCCCACCTCGTAGGTGAACCCGAAGACGGGAACCGCCTGGGCAGACCTCACGTTCTTCCAGGTTTGCGGGTATTCCTCCATGAGGTCGAAGGTCGCCCCCACGACCTGGTAAAGCATGGCGCTCAGGTCCGCCCCCGGGTCCTTCGCATCGTGGATCTTTGCCCCAAGAAAGGCCTGGCAGACGCGAAAATCGTTGGCAATTGCCGTCGTCGTCATCCAGATGTCTATCCCGTAGCGGGCAACATCGGTATCCCAGACATCCTTGGTGAGATAGAACCGGGCCAGTTTGCCGGAAAAGCCAAAGTCGCCCCCTATCGGCTGCCGTACGTTCTTTCCGTAGAGGGCCCGCGTCAGGGGATAGACTATGCTGTTGGTGATCGTCCCGTCGTATTTATGGCGATGGTAAAGGGGCGTCACGTAATCAAAACCGTCGTCCACTACGGGCTTGATGAGAAGCTCTATCCATTCCGGGGTGATGCTGCGCAGATCGGAATCCACCACGGCGCACGCCTTTACATTGAGGGCCCGCGCAATCTGGAAAATGGTCCTGAAAGCGCTGCCCTTGCCAGGGATACCGTGGTAGGGGATGGCGATCTTGGAAAAGGATTCCACACGGTGGGACAGCAGGATCGAACGGAAATCATCGATGGTGGTGTCGTGGACGACATCCATCGTGCCGTCCGTCGACCCCCCGTCGGAATTGACGAGGACCGTCTTCTTTTCGGGGAAATACTTTGCAAGGCCCGCCTGCACGGCCCGCACGACATGGCCGATGGACCGGGCGTTGTTGTAGCTCGGGATGCCTACCAGGATGTCGGCATCGCCGATCTGGGTCACTCGCGAATGGATGTCCTGTCTCTGAATCACAGTCTCGTTCATGGATCCCCCTGGCTTTTACGCTCCCGCCACGGTTATTCCACTCTTGACCTCCCGTGGAAAAGTCCCTGGTCCGAGCATGGGGTCGATGATGCAGTTCGTGCCTATAGTGATCCCCTCGGGAATGACCGTCCGTTTTCCGATGACGGTGAGACCCGAGTAAAGATGTTCCGGATGAGTAACGTTGACTATTTTCGGGTCTCCGAAACCGACCGAGGAATGCGCCCCGACCGACACCTCTTTGTCCATGATGGAGCGCTCGACCCGCGCTCCTTCGCCTATGCGGCAGTCATGCATAATGATGGAATCACGCACCGAAGCGTTCCGTTCAATTACTACGCCGGGAGAAAGGACGCAGTTCTCCACGTTCCCGTCGATGGTGCAGCCGGGAGATACGATGGAACGCGTTACCCGGGCGGAAGAGGATACGAAGACGGGAGGCCTGTCAAAAGTCGGTCCGGCGGCGTTTATATTCGTCATTGTCTTCCATGACCCCGGGTCTATCCCCGACAAGGGATCGAGGAGGCCCATGTTGGCGTCCCAGTAGGCCTGAACGGTGCCGACGTCCCGCCAGTATCCATCAAAGGAATAGGCGTAGACCACCTTTTCATCGAGGGCCCGGGGGATGAGGTTGTGCCCGAAATCATCCTCCCTGGATTCCAAGAGGAGGTCTATCAAATACTTTCTGTCGAAAACATATATCCCCATGGACGCCAGGTTGGACCTCGCGCGGGGCGATTTCTCCTCCCACTGCGTTATCCTCTTGTTATCGTCTACGATGGCGGTCCCGAACTGGTATGTCTCCTCCCAGGGCACGGGAATGGTGGCGATGGTGACACGGGCCTTCTTTTCCCGATGGAAGGAAACCATCCGGCGATAGTCCATGTGATAGACATGGTCTCCCGAGAGGATCATGATCTCGTCGCTCTGTGCCGACATGACGAAAGAAATGTTCTGCCGCACAGCATCGGCGGTTCCCCTGTACCAATCCCAATCCTCCTCCCCTGTCTTGGGGGGGAAGATCTTTACGCTGCGCGACCGGCCCGACAGGTCCCAGCAAGAGCCGTCGCCGATATGGTCCATGAGGGAAAGGGGCTTGTACTGGGTGAGGACGGCCACGCTGGACATGCCCGAGTTTCCTATATTGCTGAGGGTAAAATCGATTATCCTGTATATGCCGCCGAAGGGGACGGCCGGTTTTGCCCTGTGCCGCACGAGGATATTGAGCCTGCTTCCAACTCCGCCTGCCAGAAGGATCGCCGCCGGACCTTTCATTGCACCACCTCTCCGTTGACATATTCATTCTTCGAAAAGGAGTCTGGTGTGAGCTTGGGATGGACCCTCACGCCTCCCCTTATGCGAATCCCCTCAGGGATGACCGTTTTCATGCCGACAACGGTGAGGTCTTCCCCCGGATCGCCGATATCTGCGCGCTCGGAGATCACGCAGCCCGTGTCCACGATGGAGTGCCTGAGTTGAGCCCCCCTGCGGACGGCGGAATCGAAGAAGAGGATGGAGTCCTTGACGACGGCGCCTTCCTCCACCGTTACGCCGGGAAAGAGGATGGAATGCTCCACGCGGCCCTTGATGGAGCAGCCGCAATGGAAGAAGGCATCTTTGATGGCGGCCGCCGGGCCGACGAAGGCCGGCTGCCGGTCACGGATGCAGCTGTCGGCCATATTGGTCCTGAGCTGCCAGGAGCGTATGTCGATCCTGGGGGTATCGCCGAGCACATCCATGCTCGTGCGGTAATATTCATCCATCGTCCGGGTATATCCCCAGTAACCGCTGTGCTTGTAGCCATAGACGCGGTGTTTTTGCATGAGCATGGGAATGATGTCCTTGCCGAACTCATGAGAGGAGCTTGCCGCATTCTCCTGGAGAGCGGCGATAAGGAGTTCGGCGCGAAAGACATAGATGGTCAGAGACGCCCATTCGAGGCGCGAGTTCTTTGGTTTTTCCCTGTATTGCGTGACCCTCCCTCCCCGGGGATCCTCGTCCTCGATGGATGCGAGGCCGAAACGGGACGATGCCTCGGGTGATACCTTCGTGAAGGCCACCGTCATGTCCGCGTTCTTCTCGATATGAAACTCGATGAGCTTGCGATAGTCCATGCGGTAGATATGATCTCCCGAAAGGACGACGACTATCTGGGGGTCGCCCATGCGCATGAAATCGATGTTCTGATAGACGGCGTCAGCCGTTCCCTTGTACCAGTCGGAGGCGCCCCTGCCCTGAAAGGGCGGGAGTATCACGGCCCGGCGCTGTCTTCCCGTCATGTCCCAGGGTTCACCGTTGGCGATGTGGCTGATCAATTCAAAGGGCCTGTATTGTGACAGGATGCCCACGTTCTCGATATCGGAATGCATGAGATTGCTCATGGGAAAATCGATGACGCGATAGAGCCCCCCGTAGGGCAGAACCGATTTGGGCCGAAAAAAAGTGAGTACATCCAGTTCGCCTACCCTTCCTCCTGCGAGGATCATTGCGAGCACCTGTGCCATAAGACAACCCCTCCTTGATGATCAATCACCGGTTTCGAGAAGCGCGACAGGAAAAGTCCCGAAAAGCCCGGAACACATGAGTCCCGAAAACCCCTGCCAGCGGGTCTGCGTCAATTCCTCTCCCGTAAAGACGTTCCTGTAGGTCTCCTCATTCCCGGCTTCAGGAACGATCACCATTGTGCCTTCCCATATGTCAGGGAAGGCTGCATCCGGCGAGGACAACACGTTCGCAAGGAACCTCGGAACGACAACTATGATCGTCCTGTTGAGAAAACGCCGCGCGAACGCTATGATATGCCCCGATCGGGCCCCTACCGCTTCCAGCGGAATATATTCACCCCTTTCGAAGACCTCCCTGGTCTTCCGGCGAAGGCCGAGAGCCCTGTACGTTATGTACAGCTTTATTCTGCCGTCTTGCATGGAGCTTGTCAAATCTTTCGCATAAGCGGCCTCGCCTTTTTGGGAGAGCNNNNNNNNNNNNNNNNNNNNNNNNNNNNNNNNNNNNNNNNNNNNNNNNNNNNNNNNNNNNNNNNNNNNNNNNNNNNNNNNNNNNNNNNNNNNNNNNNNNNTTCGAAGACCTCCCTGGTCTTCCGGCGAAGGCCGAGAGCCCTGTACGTTATGTACAGCTTTATTCTGCCGTCTTGCATGGAGCTTGTCAAATCTTTCGCATAAGCGGCCTCGCCTTTTTGGGAGAGCTCCTCCTTCATCTCGTCAAGCATACGCATGCGAAGCCCGTAATCGACAGGCATCCTGTTGTCGGGGTCGACGAGTCTGAAATCCCATATCTCCGTTCCCTGGTAGAAATCGGGTATTCCAGGGGAACATATCTTGAGAAGGGTTTGCGCCGCCGAGTTATACATGCCGTAGAGGGACACCCGCTTTTGAAAAGGAATGAAATCATCGAGAAAAAGGTTTTCCCTGTTCCTGTCGAGAATGGTATCCACGAATACGGTGAGAGCCTCTTCATATATCCTGTCCGGGTTTATCCAGCTGGTGTTGACCTTTGCTTCCTTTACCGCCTTGACCATGTAGCCCTTGATCCGTTCCCTGTATGATTCGTGTTGCTCATCACTCACCGCGCCCAGGGGCCAGCTGCCGACAAGCGTTTGGTAGAGAAGGTACTCTTCGTTTCCGTCAGGTACGCGGCGGTTGTTGACGACGATCTTTTTTCTCCTGTTCAGCTTTGCCCAGAGGATGGAATGCTCCCTCCACTCCCCGGGTATCTCGGAAAGGACGTTTATACGCGCCCGGACATCCTCGCTGCGCTTTGTGTCATGAGTGGAGGATGTGATAAGGGCATAAGGCCAGCTCTTGATGCGCTCTATGTTCTGCCCGTGGAAGGTGTCCGGAGGGGTGCCGAACCTGTCCGGACTGCCGCCGACCTCATTGAGGGATACGAGGCGGTTATAGATGTAGAATGCCGTGTCCTCCACTCCCTTTGCCATGACGGGACCTGTTATCTGCTGGAACTTCATGGTGAAATCGAGGCGTGCCTGGCGCTCCTCGTCGTTCATGTCGGCAGAAAACTCAAGGAGAAGGACGCTTTTCATGAAGAGGAAGATCGATTCATTGAGGCCGGGATTTCTTCTGACAGCCCGGGAGACTGCAAGCTCGATATAATGGCGGTCCCTTTCTTTCACGTCGGGTCCGTTTATGTAGGTCCTGTATACGGGAAAGCAGGCAATGACCTCGATGATGGTCTTTATGAGACTGTTCAGGGTAAAATCGCGGGTCTGGCGGTTCATTTCAGTGATCCTGTTCAAACTATGACCCAGCGTGTTGATTTCGCTCGACATGGCGGCTTCCATGACCAGCTTCTTGTTCTGGTAGAGCACCTCATGGAAATCCATCCCTATCCGTGTGAACCGTCTGTAAAGGGCATCGAAGGCCTTCGCGTTCCGGCCGTCCACGAAGAGCCCGCTCAAGGAGTTCAGGAATACATAGCCCGTGGTACTGAACAGGGGCCATTCCTCGGGCATGATCTCGCCCCTCCCGAGTATCTTCTCCGCGACGATATAGAAAGGCTTGAAGTGCTTCTGCATCTTCAAGGCCTCCTCATAGCGTTTCGATATGGTCGATTCTATATAGGTTCTTCCGTAAGGGAGTTCGACGTTCTCCCTGACCTCTTCCACGTGTGATTTCATTGCTATGGCGAAGCATTGCCGCTGGAGGCGGTCGAAGTATTCCGAAGGGT is drawn from Syntrophorhabdaceae bacterium and contains these coding sequences:
- a CDS encoding sugar phosphate nucleotidyltransferase; this encodes MKGPAAILLAGGVGSRLNILVRHRAKPAVPFGGIYRIIDFTLSNIGNSGMSSVAVLTQYKPLSLMDHIGDGSCWDLSGRSRSVKIFPPKTGEEDWDWYRGTADAVRQNISFVMSAQSDEIMILSGDHVYHMDYRRMVSFHREKKARVTIATIPVPWEETYQFGTAIVDDNKRITQWEEKSPRARSNLASMGIYVFDRKYLIDLLLESREDDFGHNLIPRALDEKVVYAYSFDGYWRDVGTVQAYWDANMGLLDPLSGIDPGSWKTMTNINAAGPTFDRPPVFVSSSARVTRSIVSPGCTIDGNVENCVLSPGVVIERNASVRDSIIMHDCRIGEGARVERSIMDKEVSVGAHSSVGFGDPKIVNVTHPEHLYSGLTVIGKRTVIPEGITIGTNCIIDPMLGPGTFPREVKSGITVAGA
- the treY gene encoding malto-oligosyltrehalose synthase; amino-acid sequence: MEKPVFRNLRIPLSTYRVQFNHGFRFSAAAAIIPYLKELGITDLYASPYLAAHPGSLHGYDITDPTRINPEVGTPADYDLFVKTLRDNDMGQILDIVPNHMCIDSNNQYWMDLLENGLASSCSGFFDIDWDPVKKELCNKILLPFLGDQYGVALENKQIQLRFEEGSFFVCVYDSKLPLLPETYSDILSWKIEDLEESIRGTTCFDEFLSIVASTGRLPTYLETDPEMAAERIREKEIIKKRLNEMYRSNTDIRAFVERNIAVFNGTAGDQKSFDLLDDLLSRQIYRLSYWQVATEEINYRRFFDINSLAAIRVEDPVVFEETHRFVFELIEAGSVTGLRVDHPDGLYDPSEYFDRLQRQCFAIAMKSHVEEVRENVELPYGRTYIESTISKRYEEALKMQKHFKPFYIVAEKILGRGEIMPEEWPLFSTTGYVFLNSLSGLFVDGRNAKAFDALYRRFTRIGMDFHEVLYQNKKLVMEAAMSSEINTLGHSLNRITEMNRQTRDFTLNSLIKTIIEVIACFPVYRTYINGPDVKERDRHYIELAVSRAVRRNPGLNESIFLFMKSVLLLEFSADMNDEERQARLDFTMKFQQITGPVMAKGVEDTAFYIYNRLVSLNEVGGSPDRFGTPPDTFHGQNIERIKSWPYALITSSTHDTKRSEDVRARINVLSEIPGEWREHSILWAKLNRRKKIVVNNRRVPDGNEEYLLYQTLVGSWPLGAVSDEQHESYRERIKGYMVKAVKEAKVNTSWINPDRIYEEALTVFVDTILDRNRENLFLDDFIPFQKRVSLYGMYNSAAQTLLKICSPGIPDFYQGTEIWDFRLVDPDNRMPVDYGLRMRMLDEMKEELSQKGEAAYAKDLTSSMQDGRIKLYITYRALGLRRKTREVFE
- a CDS encoding sugar phosphate nucleotidyltransferase; the protein is MAQVLAMILAGGRVGELDVLTFFRPKSVLPYGGLYRVIDFPMSNLMHSDIENVGILSQYRPFELISHIANGEPWDMTGRQRRAVILPPFQGRGASDWYKGTADAVYQNIDFMRMGDPQIVVVLSGDHIYRMDYRKLIEFHIEKNADMTVAFTKVSPEASSRFGLASIEDEDPRGGRVTQYREKPKNSRLEWASLTIYVFRAELLIAALQENAASSSHEFGKDIIPMLMQKHRVYGYKHSGYWGYTRTMDEYYRTSMDVLGDTPRIDIRSWQLRTNMADSCIRDRQPAFVGPAAAIKDAFFHCGCSIKGRVEHSILFPGVTVEEGAVVKDSILFFDSAVRRGAQLRHSIVDTGCVISERADIGDPGEDLTVVGMKTVIPEGIRIRGGVRVHPKLTPDSFSKNEYVNGEVVQ
- a CDS encoding glycosyltransferase; its protein translation is MNETVIQRQDIHSRVTQIGDADILVGIPSYNNARSIGHVVRAVQAGLAKYFPEKKTVLVNSDGGSTDGTMDVVHDTTIDDFRSILLSHRVESFSKIAIPYHGIPGKGSAFRTIFQIARALNVKACAVVDSDLRSITPEWIELLIKPVVDDGFDYVTPLYHRHKYDGTITNSIVYPLTRALYGKNVRQPIGGDFGFSGKLARFYLTKDVWDTDVARYGIDIWMTTTAIANDFRVCQAFLGAKIHDAKDPGADLSAMLYQVVGATFDLMEEYPQTWKNVRSAQAVPVFGFTYEVGLEPVSVNIQRMIDKFTLGARELSSVWENILSGKTLGFLKKLANASRDGFHMPDTVWVDIIYSFALAAHRNVLNKEHLLKSLTPLYVGRTASFVLEVWESSGPEVEGKIDSLCGVYERLKPSFSDRWK